A DNA window from Flavobacterium sp. contains the following coding sequences:
- the rplT gene encoding 50S ribosomal protein L20 encodes MPRSVNSVAKRARRKKIMKQAKGFFGRRKNVWTVAKNAVEKAMSYAYRDRKQNKRNFRSLWIQRINAGARLEGMSYSQFMGKVKANGIELNRKVLADLAMNHPEAFKAILNKVK; translated from the coding sequence ATGCCAAGATCGGTAAATTCAGTTGCTAAAAGAGCAAGAAGAAAAAAAATAATGAAGCAAGCCAAAGGTTTCTTTGGTAGACGTAAAAACGTTTGGACAGTTGCTAAGAACGCGGTAGAGAAAGCGATGAGCTACGCTTACCGTGACAGAAAACAGAATAAAAGAAATTTCCGTTCATTATGGATTCAACGTATTAACGCTGGAGCTAGATTAGAAGGAATGTCTTATTCTCAATTCATGGGGAAAGTTAAAGCTAACGGAATCGAATTGAACCGTAAAGTTCTTGCAGATTTAGCTATGAACCACCCAGAAGCTTTCAAAGCTATTCTTAACAAAGTAAAATAA
- a CDS encoding Crp/Fnr family transcriptional regulator: protein MFTPLFNHIQKFITLEPSEIDILESHLSISKVKKKEHLLQEGQVCDTLYFIIKGFARQYIINSKGSEQTLQFAIENWWITDYLSYHNTTPSHFYIQTVENCELIAIQKNTLESLLIEIPKLERYFRIVSQKSFGAAQMRIKFLFTMSAEERYNHFKNQQPDFVQRVPQYMLASYLDFSAEFMSKIRAGKV from the coding sequence ATGTTTACACCTCTTTTTAATCATATACAAAAATTCATAACTCTTGAACCTTCAGAAATTGATATTTTAGAATCGCACCTTAGTATTTCAAAAGTTAAAAAGAAAGAGCATTTATTACAAGAAGGCCAGGTCTGTGACACATTATATTTTATAATAAAGGGCTTTGCGAGACAATATATTATCAATTCAAAAGGAAGTGAGCAAACATTGCAATTTGCTATTGAAAATTGGTGGATAACTGATTATTTAAGCTATCATAACACTACTCCTTCTCACTTCTATATTCAAACAGTTGAAAACTGCGAATTAATAGCAATTCAAAAAAATACTTTAGAATCTTTACTAATCGAAATTCCAAAACTGGAAAGATATTTTAGAATAGTTTCTCAAAAATCTTTTGGAGCTGCACAAATGAGAATTAAATTCCTTTTTACAATGTCGGCAGAAGAACGATACAATCATTTCAAAAACCAGCAACCCGATTTTGTACAACGTGTTCCACAATATATGCTTGCCTCTTACTTAGATTTTTCTGCTGAATTCATGAGTAAAATTAGGGCCGGAAAAGTATGA